A genomic window from Nerophis lumbriciformis linkage group LG30, RoL_Nlum_v2.1, whole genome shotgun sequence includes:
- the cryba1a gene encoding crystallin, beta A1a — MALNKADLLGPWKITVYDQENFQGKRRDFTSSCQTLAQCGMDNIRSLKVECGAWTGYEHSSFCGQQFVLERGEYPHWESWSGSNAYHTERMASFRPICCADRKESKIVVYEKDNLVGRQWEISDDCPSLQAMGWGTNEIGSMKVQSGAWVCYQFPGYRGYQYVMECDRHGGEYKHYREWGSHAQSFQVQSLRRIQQ, encoded by the exons ATGGCTCTCAACAAGGCCGACCTGCTGGGACCGTGGAAG ATCACGGTGTATGACCAGGAGAACTTCCAGGGCAAGCGGAGGGACTTCACCTCCTCCTGCCAGACCTTGGCGCAATGCGGCATGGACAACATTCGCTCACTGAAGGTGGAATGTGGAGC TTGGACAGGATATGAACACTCCAGCTTCTGTGGACAGCAATTTGTGTTGGAGAGAGGAGAATATCCTCATTGGGAGTCTTGGAGCGGCAGCAACGCCTACCACACTGAGAGGATGGCGTCCTTCCGCCCCATCTGCTGCGCT GACCGCAAGGAGTCCAAGATAGTGGTGTATGAGAAGGACAACTTGGTGGGACGGCAGTGGGAGATAAGCGACGACTGCCCGTCTCTGCAGGCCATGGGCTGGGGGACCAATGAGATCGGGTCCATGAAGGTCCAGAGCGGCGC ATGGGTGTGCTACCAGTTCCCTGGTTACCGCGGTTACCAGTACGTCATGGAGTGCGACCGGCATGGCGGCGagtacaaacattacagggaatgGGGCTCCCACGCTCAGTCTTTTCAGGTGCAGTCGCTGCGTCGCATCCAGCAGTGA